One stretch of Actinacidiphila sp. DG2A-62 DNA includes these proteins:
- a CDS encoding D-alanyl-D-alanine carboxypeptidase family protein, translated as MTTSAARRRALAVSVTAALLGGTVLAGTAAAAPKPTPTPTPPARMSTVGGDRLGLPGTQVNAAPGVPALPAKLTSRSWIVADAETGAVLAAHNAHWRLPPASTLKMLFADTVLPKFPASTVHKVAPSDLNGMGEGSSLVGIKENLTYSVRDLWLGVFLRSGNDAVHVLAAMNHGVPATVREMNAEAHELQADDTHVVTPDGYDEPGQTSSAYDLTLFARQGLQNADFRAYCSTVSAQFPGDYKKGKNGKPTKVRESFAISNTNRLLAGDYDIDRYPGIAGVKNGDTTNAGATFTGVAERGGRKLLVTVMNPAHTQHNLVYREAASLLDWGFKAAPTVQPVGTLVPPLSKVPHASATPSGTVKAAGPGEHAAAAATGSSSGGAWTAAAVAAGSALLLALVVIVVRRRRPLPSEGPRGAGAASDGGPIGGRRRRGRSRRRRS; from the coding sequence ATGACGACCTCCGCCGCCCGCCGCCGCGCCCTGGCCGTGTCCGTGACCGCCGCCCTGCTCGGCGGCACCGTGCTGGCCGGGACCGCCGCCGCGGCCCCGAAGCCCACGCCCACGCCCACCCCGCCCGCGCGGATGTCGACGGTCGGCGGCGACCGTCTCGGCCTGCCCGGCACGCAGGTGAACGCCGCGCCCGGCGTCCCCGCGCTGCCCGCCAAGCTGACCTCGCGCTCGTGGATCGTCGCGGACGCCGAGACCGGGGCGGTGCTCGCCGCGCACAACGCGCACTGGCGGCTGCCCCCGGCCAGCACGCTGAAGATGCTCTTCGCCGACACCGTGCTGCCGAAGTTCCCGGCGAGCACCGTGCACAAGGTCGCGCCCTCGGACCTGAACGGCATGGGCGAGGGCAGCAGCCTGGTCGGGATAAAGGAGAACCTCACCTACAGCGTGCGCGACCTGTGGCTCGGGGTCTTCCTGCGCTCGGGCAACGACGCCGTGCACGTGCTGGCCGCGATGAACCACGGCGTGCCGGCCACCGTGCGCGAGATGAACGCCGAGGCGCACGAACTGCAGGCGGACGACACGCACGTGGTCACCCCGGACGGCTACGACGAGCCGGGGCAGACGAGCAGCGCGTACGACCTGACGCTGTTCGCCCGGCAGGGCCTGCAGAACGCCGACTTCCGGGCGTACTGCTCGACGGTCTCCGCGCAGTTCCCCGGCGACTACAAGAAGGGCAAGAACGGCAAGCCGACCAAGGTCAGGGAGTCGTTCGCGATCTCCAACACCAACCGGCTGCTCGCGGGCGACTACGACATCGACCGCTACCCGGGCATCGCCGGGGTGAAGAACGGCGACACCACCAACGCCGGCGCGACCTTCACCGGCGTCGCCGAGCGCGGCGGGCGCAAGCTGCTGGTCACCGTCATGAACCCGGCGCACACCCAGCACAATCTGGTCTACCGGGAGGCCGCGTCGCTGCTGGACTGGGGCTTCAAGGCCGCGCCGACCGTGCAGCCGGTCGGCACGCTGGTGCCGCCGCTGAGCAAGGTGCCGCACGCCTCCGCCACGCCGAGCGGCACGGTGAAGGCGGCCGGCCCGGGTGAGCACGCGGCGGCAGCGGCGACCGGCTCCTCCTCCGGCGGGGCGTGGACCGCGGCGGCCGTGGCGGCGGGCTCGGCGCTGCTGCTGGCCCTGGTCGTCATCGTCGTACGGCGTCGCCGTCCGCTTCCGTCCGAGGGTCCGCGCGGTGCGGGCGCCGCTTCGGACGGGGGTCCCATCGGTGGGCGCCGCCGCCGTGGCCGTTCCCGGCGGCGCCGGAGCTGA
- a CDS encoding S53 family peptidase, producing MTAIHRLRAILTAALAVTATALAPAATALAPAATAHASPAAPTAPAAPASPAAPASPAAPAASAPVRDVCGAPAPGFARCYAEVRTDVHGGPGVRGAAARRPADATLPDGYGPADLRAAYHLPAAGGADQTVAVVDAGDDPTAEADLAVYRRTYGLPPCTTADGCFRKVGQDGRADPLPQDWGWALETSLDLDMVSAACPQCRILLVESDDPSISALATAVDTAVALGADEVSNSYGSPEATGVDAFRADYAHPGAAIVAAGGDSGYTVPSLPAVYPSVIAVGGTSLTPSDDARGWHETAWNGAGSGCSAWLDKPAWQTDPNCPGRTVADVSAVADPRTSPAVYDTHDEDGWVRVGGTSAAAPFVAGVIALAGHPERFPDASYLYAHAGQLNDVVGGDNVSQNDCGGDYLCTAVPGYDGPTGNGTPNGLGAF from the coding sequence ATGACCGCGATCCACCGCCTGCGCGCGATCCTGACCGCGGCGCTCGCCGTGACGGCGACGGCGCTGGCGCCTGCCGCGACGGCGCTGGCGCCCGCCGCGACGGCCCACGCGAGCCCCGCCGCCCCCACAGCGCCGGCCGCCCCGGCTTCCCCCGCCGCCCCGGCCTCTCCCGCCGCCCCGGCCGCCTCCGCTCCCGTCCGCGACGTCTGCGGCGCCCCCGCTCCCGGCTTCGCGCGCTGCTACGCCGAGGTCCGCACCGACGTGCACGGCGGCCCGGGAGTGCGCGGGGCCGCCGCCCGGCGCCCGGCCGACGCGACGCTGCCCGACGGCTACGGCCCGGCCGACCTGCGGGCCGCCTACCACCTGCCTGCTGCTGGCGGCGCCGACCAGACCGTGGCCGTGGTGGACGCGGGCGACGACCCGACCGCCGAGGCGGACCTCGCGGTGTACCGGCGGACGTACGGCCTGCCGCCGTGCACCACCGCCGACGGCTGCTTCCGCAAGGTCGGTCAGGACGGCAGGGCCGACCCGCTGCCGCAGGACTGGGGGTGGGCGCTGGAGACCTCGCTGGACCTGGACATGGTCTCGGCGGCCTGCCCGCAGTGCCGCATCCTGCTCGTGGAGTCCGACGACCCGTCGATCAGCGCACTGGCCACCGCGGTCGACACGGCGGTGGCGCTCGGCGCGGACGAGGTGTCGAACAGCTACGGCTCGCCCGAGGCCACCGGCGTCGACGCCTTCCGGGCCGACTACGCCCACCCCGGCGCGGCGATCGTCGCGGCCGGCGGCGACTCCGGCTACACGGTGCCGAGCCTGCCCGCGGTCTACCCGAGCGTGATCGCGGTCGGCGGCACCTCGCTGACCCCCTCGGACGACGCGCGCGGCTGGCACGAGACCGCGTGGAACGGCGCGGGCAGCGGCTGTTCGGCGTGGCTGGACAAGCCCGCGTGGCAGACCGACCCCAACTGCCCGGGGCGCACGGTCGCGGACGTATCCGCCGTCGCCGACCCGCGGACCTCGCCGGCCGTCTACGACACGCACGACGAGGACGGCTGGGTCAGGGTCGGCGGCACGAGCGCGGCGGCGCCGTTCGTGGCGGGCGTGATCGCGCTGGCCGGCCACCCGGAGCGGTTCCCCGACGCGTCGTACCTCTACGCGCACGCCGGGCAGCTCAACGACGTGGTCGGCGGCGACAACGTCAGCCAGAACGACTGCGGCGGCGACTACCTGTGCACCGCGGTCCCCGGCTACGACGGCCCGACCGGCAACGGCACCCCGAACGGACTCGGGGCGTTCTAG